AGTTCCGTCAATATTGCTCAGGATACTGGCCGGTCCCTCCTGAATTTCCTGTTTCAGCCCGATTTCCTTCGGTGTCAGCGACAGGCGCTGCCTCCCGTTATCATTCAGCATTCCGCTGATGCCGTTCGCCTGATTATCGGTGATATCCCCGAGTTTTTCCGTCTCCTGATAGGTGATCACACCCTTCAATTCACCGGGATTTCCCTTGACGCCTTTTGAGATAGAAAGAATCTTTGCGCTGTACAGCTCCCCTTGTTCCAGGCTCAGAAGTTCCCCGGTATCCATATCACTGATGCCATGGCCGAGTGCTCCGTACGTACCATCCTCTTCCATAAAAGTCAGCGTTCCGATTCCCTGGATATTATCCCTGACCCAGATACCCAGTTTATAGGAGCCGTCAGTCGTCAGTACCGGCCGCAGCGCCAGCATAATTTCTTCATCCCCTCTTTTCACCAACAGCTGCATCTCGTCTCCCTGGCTTTCTTCCACCATCTGCATTAATTCCTGTTTATCTTCCAGTTTTTTACCGTTTACTTCCATAATGTAATCCCCGGCTTTCGCTATATTTTTTGCCGGCTCGCTTAACATGACATCCTGTGCATCCACCTCTCCTGTATCGATGATCATGACACCATCTGTTTCCATATACAGACCAATGGTATCACCGCTGACACAGACGGTCCGCTGTGCCACGTTCTGCACGGTCACCGTTTTAACCGGCACGACTCCGAATAACCGGCAGGTGATCCGATATGAATCGCTTCCCAAAACCTCCAGGCTATCATCATATGTGACAAATGTCGATGGAAATATTTCATCCAACTGCTCTTCCTGTCCCTCATAAACGCTGATCTCATCCGGTATGGATGACTGCACCATATAATAGAAGTAACCGGCACACAGCATCAGTGACAGGCAAAGCATCACCCACAAAAATCTTCTATATTTCTGACTGTTGCTCACTTCATCACATCCTTTTCTTTTAAAAGCTGCAAAAAAGGATATACAGTGTTGTATATCCTTTTTTAGTATGCGATGATTTCAGTTTTTCAGTCTTGTATTTTTATGTACCTGTGCCAATTCTTTCATCTCACAGGCATTGGAAAGAACACTCTGAGTGATCCTGGTTCCGCCCAGCATGCGGGCAATTTCATGCATGGATCCCTGCTCATCAAGCCTTTTGATTCTCGTTACGGTAATTGTATCCTGCACATTTTTTTCAATTTCAAAATGTGCGTCAGCCATCGCTGCTATCTGAGGCAGATGTGTGATACACAAAACCTGTCTCTGCCTGGAGATCTCAGCCATTTTTTCCGCAACTTTCTGTGCAGTGCGGCCGCTGATTCCAGTATCAATCTCATCAAATATCAGAACTTCTGTATCATCTTTGTCAGCCATCAGCGTTTTGACAGCAAGCATGATTCGTGAGAGCTCTCCTCCTGACACAACCTTCGAGAGAGAACGTTTCTCTTCACCCGGATTCGTAGAAATCAAAAACTCAATGTTATCGTTTCCGTTTTTTGAAAAATCATGCAGTTGTTTGAAAGCAATTTCAAATTCCACCTGAAGAAAATTCAGCTCCCGCAGGGAATCGACAATTCTTTTTTCCAGTTCTCTCGCAGCATGTTTCCGAAGTCTGCACAGCTGTTCGCACAGCTTTTCAAGTCTTTCACGTGCGGCCTGCTGTTCTCCCGCAAGTTCAGCTCTGCGCTCGTCCAGACTGAGCAACTCATCCAGTTTTTTCTGCTGCTCATCCCGGTAATTTAAAATTTTTTCTGTATTTTCTCCGTATTTTCCCTTCAGGCGATTGATCTCATCCAGACGTGCCTCCGTCTGTGCAAACAGTTCCTCTGAAAAAGTCAGATCCCCGAGATACCCGGAAATATCTCTGTTCAGATCATTGAGCATACTTTCAATATCCAGTGCCTGCGAATAAATGCGTGAAAGTTCTTCATCGAAATCGTTCAGAGCCGACAGTTCCCTCACCACACGTCCCGTCACCTCTCCCGCCGAAGCAGGGTTATCATATCCCGTCATTTCATATACTACCTGAAGTGTCTCGACGATTTTTCTCGAATTGGAAAGTTTCCGGTACAGACGTTCCAGTTCTTCGTCCTCTCCCGGCCTGACTTTGGCCTCATCAATCTCATGTATCTCAAATTCCAGAAATGAAACCTCTCTCTGGCGCTGCTCTTCATCAATACTGCACGCCTGCAGTTTGCGGGACAGTTTTTGATATGCATGATAGCATTCTGCTACCTTCTGTTTGTGATGCTTAAGCGGCTCACCGGCAAATTCATCCAGAATCTCCAGCTGTTTTTCCGGATACAGCAGTGACTGGTGCTCATGCTGTCCATGGATATCAAGCAGCAGTGACGCCGCCGCTTTCATCTGGCTGACCGTACATGTCTCTCCATTGATCCGGCTGATACTGCGCCCCTCCATGATCTTTCGGCTCAGGATCACCTGCCCGTCTTCCGGAACTATGGAAAGCTTCTGCAGTTCCTCCGTGATTCTTGGATTTTCGACGGTAAAAATCAGTTCCACCAGTGCAGAATCCCCAAATTTCCCGATACTGTCACTGGCCATTTTTTTTCCAAGCGCCAGATTGACCGAATCAAGAAGAATGGATTTCCCGGCTCCTGTTTCCCCTGTGAGGATATTCAGCCCCCGTTCAAAATCCACTTCCACTTCATCGATCAATGCAATGTTCTTTACATGTAAATTGGTTAACATGACTACCTCCCGGTTTTTATCAGAGGATACTGCCCAACATCCTTTTGAGTTTATCCATGACAAGAAGCGCTTCATCGGCACTGCGGATCGCACACATGATCGTATTGTCTCCCGCGATGCAGCCCACGATCTCATTCCACTGCATTTCATCCAGTGCCGCTGCTGCTGCCATGGCCATTCCGGAAACCGTCTTGATTACCAGGATATTCTGCGCCAGATCCATGGATACAAACGCCGTCTTCAGCACATGAATATATTTTGTCGCAAGTTCTTTATCGTGATTCTGAAAAACTGCATATTTTGAGTGTCCGTTTTCCAGGGCAATTTTTGTCAGCCTTAATTCCCTGATATCTCTGGATACCGTCGCCTGCGTCACGCGAAATCCGCTCTCATTCAGCCGTTCCGCCAGTTCTTCCTGTGTTTCAATGTCATACTGATTAATCAGCTTTATTATCTGAGTATGCCTGGCAATCTTCATTCGTATTCCCTCCTGCCGAAAATCATAGCCAATGGTTCAAGTTAACTGTTATTCATCTTTTTACGTAATGTTTCAAGAAAACTGACATTATTAATTTTTATAATACTGGTGTCTTTTGTGGATTTTTCAATCACAATACGATCACCTGTGACCATCGGTACCGTTGTATCCCCATCGAACGCCGCCATGCCGCGTTCAATCATCTCATCCCTTCCCGGACCGATTTCCACGGTGATCTTATCGTTGTCTGAAAAGACGATGCTTCTGGTATTCAGGGTATGAGGTGCCAGCGGTGTCATCAGGATCATAGAAGCGTCCGGCGAGATGATCGGTCCCCCGGCCGAAAGACTGTAGCCCGTCGAACCGGTAGGTGTCGCTATGATGATGCCGTCCGCATTATAGGAATTCAGGAATTCATCATTGACATAATTATGAAATTTCACCACGCACAGCGACCGCTCACGGCTGATCACAATGTCATTCAGTGCGATATCCTGTTCGAGAAGTTCCCCGTTGTGGTAAACACTTCCACACAGCATCATCCTGCGTTCGATTTCATAATCATCCCCCATCAGATGATCCAGAGCGGGATAGACAGAATACTCGTCGATTTCCGCCAGATATCCCAGTGTTCCAAGATTGATGCCGCACAGCGGCAGCTGCCTGTCCACCACATCCCTGGCCGCCTGAAGAAGCGTTCCGTCTCCGCCGAGCACGATGACACAGTCAACGTTTTCCGGAATCTGGCTGACATCCGTATAATGAAACGAACCGTTGTTATTCGCATGGTCCGACTGCTGGATCACACAGGACTTGCCATGTTCTTTCAGATAATTGGAAATTTTATGTGTCACCAGCAGTTCTTTGTCTTTGACACTGTTCGTAATGATATAAAAACAATTCATATCAAACCCCTTTATCCAGATCAGCGTGTGCTTTTTCAACTACAGCTTCCATATCCATATCCGAATATTGTGATATGCTTCCCTCAGGAAGCTTCTGCAGGTGCATCAGATATTCAATATTTCCTTCCGGCCCTTTAATCGGGGAAAAATCCAGGTGGCATACCGCAAATGAGATGCTGACTGCATAATCCGCCACCTTTCGAATGACTTCCATATGCACTTTGGGATCTCTGACAACACCCTTTTTACCAACCTTTTCTCTGCCTGCCTCAAACTGTGGTTTGATGAGGCAGACAATCTGACCGTCTTCCGTCAGCAGATTTCTCACCGGAAGAAGTACCTTCAGCAGTGAAATAAAGGATACATCGATCGATGCAAACTGTGGCGCTTCCCCGATGTCCTCCGGAACCACATAGCGGATGTTTGTTCTCTCCATACACACGACGCGCTTATCCTGCCGCAGCTTCCAGTCCAGCTGGCCGTGTCCCACATCAACGGCATAGACCTTCTGCGCTCCGTTCTGCAGCATGCAGTCGGTAAACCCGCCTGTGGACGACCCCACATCCATGCAGACCTTACCATCCAGAACCACCCCAAAGTATCTCATCGCTTTCTCCAGCTTCAGTCCCCCACGGCTGACATACGGCAGTATATTTTCCTTCACCGAAATGTCCACGCTGTCCTGGAACATGGAGCCGGCTTTATCCTCTCTCTGTCCGTCGACAAACACATTGCCGGACATGATCACCGCTTTTGCCTTTTCTCTGGATGGTGCAAATCCTCTCTTCACCACCAGAATATCCAATCGTTCTTTCATATTCCTCCACTTAAGGATTTCAGAATCCTTTTCAACACAGATTCCTCATCCATGCCCAGTTCCCTGTACTGCTGTTCTACGCTGCCATGACCGACAAACTGATCCGGTATTGCAAAAATATCGACGGCAGCTTCCCGGTGATGTTCATGAAACCACGCACTTACCTGCTGTCCGAATCCGCCGGTCACGACGTTTTCTTCGAGTGTCACGATCCGTCTGTGTGTCTCAGCCAGTTTCTCAAACAGCGCATGATCCAGCGGTTTTACAAATCTTACATTGACCAGTGTTGCCTTGATTCCCTTTTCTTTCAGGCGTTCGCTCACATGGTGAGCCGTTTTTACCATACTGCCCACGGCCAGAAGCGCAATGTCTTTGCCCCACTGCAGCACTTCGGATTTTCCATGAACGATCGGCTCCCTGTTGTCCTGTAATCCCTCATACGCGTCACCTTTCGGATAGCGCAGAGAAACGGGACCGTCAAAGTTCACCGCAAATTTCATCATATCAGAGAGCTCCCACTTGTTTTTGGGCGCCATCACTGTCATGTTCGGCATCATCGACAAATACGTCAGGTCAAAACATCCGTGATGGGTTTCACCGTCACTTCCCACGAGACCTGCCCGGTCGATGGCAAAGACCACATGCAGTTTCTGCATGCAGACATCGTGAAGGACCTGGTCAAACGCCCGCTGTAAAAATGACGAGTAAACCGCAAACACGGGCTTCAGCCCGCCGAGGGCAAGTCCAGCTGCGAAAGTCACCGCATGTTCTTCTGCAATCCCCACATCGAAGAACCGATCCGGAAACATATGTGCAAACCGCTTCAGCCCCGTTCCCGTCGGCATCGCTGCGGTTACCGCTACGACCTTTTCATCCCTGTCGCCGAATTTCCTCATGACTGTTGAAAAAATATCGGAATAGGCGGCTTTTCCGGAACGGCTTACCGGAATTCCTGTTTCAATCTCAAACGGTGCTGTCCCATGAAAGCGTGCCGGATGACGCATGGCAGGTTCGTACCCCTTTCCTTTCTTGGTCAGGACATGAACGATCACCGGGCCTTCCACGCGAAGCGCCTCCTGAAAGAGTTTGACCATCTGAGGAACATTATGTCCATCCACCGGTCCCAGATATGTCAGACCCATATTCTCGAACAGCATCCCCGGAATGATAAACTGCTTGATCCCATTCTTGGTCCTGTGAATGGCATTCACCATACCCTCACCGATCTTCGGCAGCTTTTTCAGCGTGTTTGTCACATTCATCTTCAGCTCTGTATAGGACTCCGCAGTCCGGATATTGCCAAGATAGCGCGACATTCCGCCCACATTATCCGAAATAGACATATTGTTATCATTCAGTATAATGATAAAATTCTTTTTCAGCTCTGCGACATTATTCATCGCCTCATATGCCATGCCGCCGGTGAGTGCGCCGTCGCCGATCACCGACATGACGCGGTAAGATTTCCCAAGCAGATCCCTGGAACGCACATACCCGAGCCCTGCCGAGATGGAGGTCGAGCTGTGGCCGGTATCAAAAGAGTCACAATCGCTCTCACACCGTTTGGGGAAACCGCTCATTCCGTCCGCCCTGCGCAGATTTTCAAATCCATCTGCACGCCCGGTCAGTATTTTATGCGTGTAACACTGATG
The Ruminococcus gauvreauii genome window above contains:
- the spoIVB gene encoding SpoIVB peptidase — encoded protein: MSNSQKYRRFLWVMLCLSLMLCAGYFYYMVQSSIPDEISVYEGQEEQLDEIFPSTFVTYDDSLEVLGSDSYRITCRLFGVVPVKTVTVQNVAQRTVCVSGDTIGLYMETDGVMIIDTGEVDAQDVMLSEPAKNIAKAGDYIMEVNGKKLEDKQELMQMVEESQGDEMQLLVKRGDEEIMLALRPVLTTDGSYKLGIWVRDNIQGIGTLTFMEEDGTYGALGHGISDMDTGELLSLEQGELYSAKILSISKGVKGNPGELKGVITYQETEKLGDITDNQANGISGMLNDNGRQRLSLTPKEIGLKQEIQEGPASILSNIDGTVEEYGIEISDIDYNEKNTNKSFVIHVTDQRLLGATGGIVQGMSGSPILQNGKLVGAVTHVFIKDPSRGFGIFIENMLKD
- the recN gene encoding DNA repair protein RecN, which gives rise to MLTNLHVKNIALIDEVEVDFERGLNILTGETGAGKSILLDSVNLALGKKMASDSIGKFGDSALVELIFTVENPRITEELQKLSIVPEDGQVILSRKIMEGRSISRINGETCTVSQMKAAASLLLDIHGQHEHQSLLYPEKQLEILDEFAGEPLKHHKQKVAECYHAYQKLSRKLQACSIDEEQRQREVSFLEFEIHEIDEAKVRPGEDEELERLYRKLSNSRKIVETLQVVYEMTGYDNPASAGEVTGRVVRELSALNDFDEELSRIYSQALDIESMLNDLNRDISGYLGDLTFSEELFAQTEARLDEINRLKGKYGENTEKILNYRDEQQKKLDELLSLDERRAELAGEQQAARERLEKLCEQLCRLRKHAARELEKRIVDSLRELNFLQVEFEIAFKQLHDFSKNGNDNIEFLISTNPGEEKRSLSKVVSGGELSRIMLAVKTLMADKDDTEVLIFDEIDTGISGRTAQKVAEKMAEISRQRQVLCITHLPQIAAMADAHFEIEKNVQDTITVTRIKRLDEQGSMHEIARMLGGTRITQSVLSNACEMKELAQVHKNTRLKN
- the argR gene encoding arginine repressor, with protein sequence MKIARHTQIIKLINQYDIETQEELAERLNESGFRVTQATVSRDIRELRLTKIALENGHSKYAVFQNHDKELATKYIHVLKTAFVSMDLAQNILVIKTVSGMAMAAAAALDEMQWNEIVGCIAGDNTIMCAIRSADEALLVMDKLKRMLGSIL
- a CDS encoding NAD(+)/NADH kinase, which codes for MNCFYIITNSVKDKELLVTHKISNYLKEHGKSCVIQQSDHANNNGSFHYTDVSQIPENVDCVIVLGGDGTLLQAARDVVDRQLPLCGINLGTLGYLAEIDEYSVYPALDHLMGDDYEIERRMMLCGSVYHNGELLEQDIALNDIVISRERSLCVVKFHNYVNDEFLNSYNADGIIIATPTGSTGYSLSAGGPIISPDASMILMTPLAPHTLNTRSIVFSDNDKITVEIGPGRDEMIERGMAAFDGDTTVPMVTGDRIVIEKSTKDTSIIKINNVSFLETLRKKMNNS
- a CDS encoding TlyA family RNA methyltransferase — protein: MKERLDILVVKRGFAPSREKAKAVIMSGNVFVDGQREDKAGSMFQDSVDISVKENILPYVSRGGLKLEKAMRYFGVVLDGKVCMDVGSSTGGFTDCMLQNGAQKVYAVDVGHGQLDWKLRQDKRVVCMERTNIRYVVPEDIGEAPQFASIDVSFISLLKVLLPVRNLLTEDGQIVCLIKPQFEAGREKVGKKGVVRDPKVHMEVIRKVADYAVSISFAVCHLDFSPIKGPEGNIEYLMHLQKLPEGSISQYSDMDMEAVVEKAHADLDKGV
- the dxs gene encoding 1-deoxy-D-xylulose-5-phosphate synthase, with protein sequence MVLEKIKKPNDVKNLNKEELEILAAEIREFLISNLSRTGGHLASNLGVVELTIALHLVLNLPEDKLIWDVGHQCYTHKILTGRADGFENLRRADGMSGFPKRCESDCDSFDTGHSSTSISAGLGYVRSRDLLGKSYRVMSVIGDGALTGGMAYEAMNNVAELKKNFIIILNDNNMSISDNVGGMSRYLGNIRTAESYTELKMNVTNTLKKLPKIGEGMVNAIHRTKNGIKQFIIPGMLFENMGLTYLGPVDGHNVPQMVKLFQEALRVEGPVIVHVLTKKGKGYEPAMRHPARFHGTAPFEIETGIPVSRSGKAAYSDIFSTVMRKFGDRDEKVVAVTAAMPTGTGLKRFAHMFPDRFFDVGIAEEHAVTFAAGLALGGLKPVFAVYSSFLQRAFDQVLHDVCMQKLHVVFAIDRAGLVGSDGETHHGCFDLTYLSMMPNMTVMAPKNKWELSDMMKFAVNFDGPVSLRYPKGDAYEGLQDNREPIVHGKSEVLQWGKDIALLAVGSMVKTAHHVSERLKEKGIKATLVNVRFVKPLDHALFEKLAETHRRIVTLEENVVTGGFGQQVSAWFHEHHREAAVDIFAIPDQFVGHGSVEQQYRELGMDEESVLKRILKSLSGGI